Genomic DNA from Rhodothermales bacterium:
AGGACGCGCTGAGGGCGCTGGGAGCCCGTGTCGAGCGTCTGTCGCTGGCCCCGCATGCCCCTGATGGCGTGTTTGTCGAGGACACCGCTCTGGTGCTGCCCGAGGTGGCCGTAATTTTGCGTCCCGGGGCGCCCTCGCGGCGGCCAGAGACGAAGTCGGTGGCGAAGGCGCTCGGTGCTTTTCGAGAACTCCGTACCGTCCGGTCGCCCGGCACGATCGACGGAGGGGATGTATTA
This window encodes:
- a CDS encoding dimethylargininase, which encodes MLTCFTREVSPALGDCELTHARRQSVDVELARTQHAAYEDALRALGARVERLSLAPHAPDGVFVEDTALVLPEVAVILRPGAPSRRPETKSVAKALGAFRELRTVRSPGTIDGGDVL